A portion of the Drosophila innubila isolate TH190305 chromosome 3L unlocalized genomic scaffold, UK_Dinn_1.0 0_D_3L, whole genome shotgun sequence genome contains these proteins:
- the LOC117788772 gene encoding leucine-rich repeat neuronal protein 3 translates to MQQLQQLICICSCILISICVSQTEALANCPPGCQCDDNTLVVQCGEGQLDVLPIALNPSIQRLVIKSNKIKTIDSSIQFYAELTFLDLSQNHLMTIPQRTFAYQKKLQEVHLNHNKIGQISNRTFIGLSAVTVLNLRGNLISELHQGTFSPLLKIEELNLGENRIGFLDPKAFDGLKQLRILYLDDNALTSVPDPVIFQAMPSLAELFLGVNSLLTIQSGAFQDLKGLTRLELKGASLQNISHDSFLGLEELRVLDLSDNRLPRIPSVGLSHLVRLEQLSLGQNDFEVISEGAFVGLKQLKRLDINGALKLKRVMTGAFASNGNLEYLNLSSNKMLVEVQEGALSGLPHLRHVVLKANALTSLAEGLFPWKDLTTLDLSENPLACDCRVMWLRNLLIAKNASQEDQLTDLLCEFPERLRGEALKHLNPTLMGCTHTDPRKQALIGALLVGSAATITALALVLYRCRHKIREYLKGGLWGNSALGRKEREYQKTFCDEDYMSRLQHHPCSLGIHSTFPNTYTAPHQGHAAGHHHYGMCPMPINDLNAVDGQHKFQQLQVPMSATLMHEKKLNNNKSLAGSIDDSASFVLHMKTATMGREQQQPQQAQQQQLQLQLQQQHPQQSKLNHYTKPQFLSATATVADSCYSYADVPMVHAPQQLRISHEHFKQREREPRDFDNDATSEIMDPNYIYSNAHYSLPLEQMGRSKTPTPTPPPVPPALPLRNGLCATTGRRSFQHKPTHSNNTSTMRQFTH, encoded by the coding sequence atgcaacaactCCAACAGTTGATCTGCATCTGCAGCTGCATCTTGATCAGCATCTGTGTGAGCCAAACGGAGGCTCTGGCCAATTGCCCGCCCGGCTGCCAGTGTGACGATAACACTCTGGTGGTGCAGTGCGGTGAGGGGCAGCTGGATGTGCTGCCCATTGCATTGAATCCCTCGATACAGCGACTGGTGATCAAGAGCAACAAGATCAAGACCATCGATTCATCCATACAATTCTATGCAGAGTTGACATTTTTGGATCTGTCGCAGAACCATTTGATGACCATACCTCAGCGCACATTTGCCTATCAGAAGAAGCTGCAAGAGGTGCATCTGAATCACAACAAAATTGGACAGATTAGCAATAGGACCTTCATTGGTCTGTCCGCTGTAACCGTGTTGAATCTGCGTGGCAATCTCATCTCGGAGCTGCATCAAGGAACATTTTCGCCTCTTCTTAAGATCGAGGAGCTGAATTTGGGCGAGAACCGCATTGGTTTTCTGGATCCCAAGGCCTTTGATGGACTGAAACAGTTGCGCATTTTGTATCTGGATGATAATGCGTTGACATCCGTGCCAGATCCTGTCATATTCCAGGCCATGCCCAGTCTGGCTGAATTGTTCCTGGGCGTGAACTCACTGCTGACCATACAATCGGGTGCTTTCCAGGATCTGAAGGGTCTGACACGCTTGGAGTTGAAGGGCGCCAGCTTGCAGAACATCTCACATGACAGTTTTCTGGGTCTGGAGGAGCTGCGAGTTTTGGATCTATCCGATAATCGCCTGCCACGCATTCCCTCGGTGGGTCTCAGTCATTTGGTGCGTCTGGAGCAACTTTCCTTGGGCCAAAATGATTTCGAAGTGATCAGCGAGGGCGCCTTTGTGGGCCTAAAGCAACTGAAGCGTCTGGACATCAATGGTGCCCTGAAACTGAAGCGTGTTATGACCGGCGCCTTTGCATCCAATGGCAACCTGGAGTATCTGAACTTGTCATCCAACAAAATGCTTGTGGAGGTTCAGGAGGGAGCACTCAGTGGATTGCCACATCTGCGACATGTTGTACTGAAGGCAAATGCATTGACATCCCTGGCTGAAGGTCTGTTTCCCTGGAAGGATTTGACCACATTGGACTTGTCGGAGAATCCCTTGGCTTGCGATTGCCGTGTGATGTGGCTGCGTAACCTGCTGATCGCCAAGAATGCCAGCCAGGAGGATCAGTTGACGGATCTGCTCTGCGAATTCCCCGAACGTCTGCGAGGAGAGGCCTTAAAACATCTGAATCCCACTTTGATGGGCTGCACACACACCGATCCCCGCAAGCAGGCATTGATTGGTGCTCTCCTGGTGGGATCTGCAGCTACGATCACCGCCTTGGCTTTGGTCTTGTACCGCTGCCGTCATAAGATACGCGAGTATCTCAAAGGTGGACTGTGGGGCAATTCGGCGTTGGGTCGCAAGGAGCGCGAATATCAAAAGACTTTCTGCGATGAGGACTACATGTCGCGACTGCAGCATCATCCCTGCTCCCTGGGCATCCACTCGACGTTCCCCAACACCTACACGGCGCCACATCAGGGCCATGCTGCTGGCCATCATCATTACGGCATGTGCCCCATGCCCATCAACGACCTGAATGCCGTCGACGGTCAGCACAAGTTCCAGCAGTTGCAGGTGCCCATGTCGGCCACATTGATGCATGAGAAGAagctgaacaacaacaagagcttGGCGGGTAGCATCGATGACAGCGCCAGCTTTGTGTTGCACATGAAGACGGCAACAATGGGCcgtgagcagcagcaaccgcagcaggcgcaacagcaacaactgcaactgcaactgcaacagcaacatccacaacaatCCAAGCTCAATCATTATACGAAGCCACAGTTTCTGTCTGCCACAGCAACTGTAGCTGACTCCTGTTACTCGTATGCGGATGTGCCCATGGTGCATGCCCCACAACAGCTGCGCATCAGCCACGAGCACTTCAAGCAGCGCGAGCGTGAACCACGCGACTTTGACAACGATGCGACCAGCGAGATCATGGATCCCAACTACATCTACAGCAATGCCCACTACTCGTTGCCCCTGGAGCAGATGGGACGCAGCaagacgccgacgccgacgccacCACCGGTGCCACCAGCATTGCCACTGCGCAACGGACTCTGTGCCACCACCGGACGTCGCTCCTTCCAGCACAAGCCGACGCACAGCAACAATACGAGCACTATGCGTCAGTTCACGCACTGA